The DNA window AACACCACGGAATAAAAGCCACAACCCCAAGCAGTAACGATGGCGAGGTTCTTGTCGTTCAAAATGGATCAACGAGCAATCTTGAGGCCGCCCTTACGGCTATTGGTAACACCGGATTTGGGAACAAACCTATAAAAATATCTGTCATCACTCTGGAAATCAACCAACCATAATTGAATACTGTGGGGGCTGGAAGAAACCAGCCCCCACGCATGGAGTAACACATGAATGACTTAAGAAAAATAAACGATATTGCCAGAAGATTTAAGATGAATATTACCCTTGGTGAATGTTCTTCTGCCACTCTTGGAGGAGCGCAGGAAAGACATTGCAATACTCCGACACCTGTAAAAAATGCAACGCTGGATGCCACTGCCAGTCCAGCGTTGGCTCCAATGTGGGCGTATACCCCAGCATGGAACTATTCCTATCACGGCTCATTTAACCGCACATATAAACGAACTGACTTCTTACATCTTATTGCTAAATGGCCTTCGTCGCATAAGTCAGCCACCTGCCCGATGGGCGTTGACTTACAGGGGAGGCATCCCTTCTCGCATTCTTTTGGAGCCGCTATCGGTGGCGCTACCATATCGAATAATTACGGATTAGAAGATGAACTTGTCCTTGAAACTATTTTTGAAGCGCTTCTTGAACGTGAGGCTACCTCTCAGTTTTACGAAAAAACAGATAACAACTACATTAAGCTGGTCACACTCACCAGAGACGAAGACGTACAGCTCTTCGTTTCAGTTGAGGCTGATGGTAAGCCACGCTGGAGAATAAACTATGGCAGTACTACAGGCACCACATGGACACGGCTGATCTCTATTGTTTTTAACTTGTCCCACAGGGATGCCTTGGCGACTCTGGCCAATATCCTGAACATGAGCTTTGATAACCTTTCTAAGCTTTCCAGTGATAGGCACACCGCTGAACTCAATGGTGGATCGCGGCTAATCGAAGATGTGCCAGCCTCTCTTCATCTGCCTGGACTTCCGGCTGGATCGGCTTGCGCTGAGCTGATGGAGAAAAAGTACATCTACGGCAATGCTGGTCAGATAATCGGAGCCATCCTGCGCTATCGGTTGAATGGAAATGATTTCTGCCTGCCTGCCACTGTTGGTCATGGGGTTCTTTGCATGGGGAAATACAAGCCGACAGCCCACTTCCTCAATCAACACCTTATGGACAAGTACCAGTTCGCCAAAATTATTTTTTGCCAGGATATGCGCACAGCCCTTTCCCTTGAGCGTATATTTGGCGAAACCCGAGGCGATAGCGCCGAAAAATGCATTGTGACAGCCCATCTCGGAGATGATCTTTCTGTGCTGCCTTGGAATTACTTTCATGGTCATGAGGTTGTGTTTATCCCTGCTCCGACAAAAGAATGCATGGCGCTAGTCAAATTGTACAAGGATTACATTGCAGGCGCACAGGCTAAGAGTTTCCGTATCTATTCTGGCTTTTTTCTGCACTCCCAGCCAGGCTGTGACCTGACAGGCCATGTGGAAGGCATCACAGATGCCGAGGAAGAACTGCTGCACAAGGCTGTGTGGCTTGATACCGTTGAGCGTCCCACGTGGCTGATGGAACAGGTGGTCAAGCGGGGCGTTTCCTACGATGAATTCGTGGCATGGGGGCAGAAGCTGGGCATTTTCAAAAAGCCAAAAGAGCAGAGCAAAAACAACGAGGCCTCCTCGTGTAACTCTTTATCTCTGTTTCAACCTCGCATTGGCTTGACAGCAACACCGCTGACGAACGTCACGGATGTTACCACCAAGCAGATCGTTGTACCGGGTGGTATCACCTTACTGCATGGCTTGAAGGATTCCGGTAAAAGCATCACCTGCATTTCCGCTGCCAAGGCTATCATCACCGGTGAAGGGTTGTTTGAGGTTTTTACTGCAGGGGAATCCAGAAATATTCTGTATTTGGATAGTGAGACACCACAGGATCTTCTTACAGAACGACTTGATCAGTTTGGCCTTCTTGAAGAGATTGGCAATCGCCTGTTTCTGCTCTCAAAGTTTGACCTCCAAGGCAACGACCTTGCCTTCTCCATTATGGACCAGAAATTCCGTGACTATGTGGAAGACATCATGCGTGCGCAGAACTGCGGCTATCTCGTGCTGGACAATCTTACTTCCCTTATGGACGATGGCAGCATCTATCATTCCACCACCGTCAGTAAACTTTTTGAAGACTGGATTGACAACCTGGCAAGACAAGGTCTTGGAGTGGTCATGGTCAGT is part of the Desulfovibrio intestinalis genome and encodes:
- a CDS encoding AAA family ATPase; this translates as MNDLRKINDIARRFKMNITLGECSSATLGGAQERHCNTPTPVKNATLDATASPALAPMWAYTPAWNYSYHGSFNRTYKRTDFLHLIAKWPSSHKSATCPMGVDLQGRHPFSHSFGAAIGGATISNNYGLEDELVLETIFEALLEREATSQFYEKTDNNYIKLVTLTRDEDVQLFVSVEADGKPRWRINYGSTTGTTWTRLISIVFNLSHRDALATLANILNMSFDNLSKLSSDRHTAELNGGSRLIEDVPASLHLPGLPAGSACAELMEKKYIYGNAGQIIGAILRYRLNGNDFCLPATVGHGVLCMGKYKPTAHFLNQHLMDKYQFAKIIFCQDMRTALSLERIFGETRGDSAEKCIVTAHLGDDLSVLPWNYFHGHEVVFIPAPTKECMALVKLYKDYIAGAQAKSFRIYSGFFLHSQPGCDLTGHVEGITDAEEELLHKAVWLDTVERPTWLMEQVVKRGVSYDEFVAWGQKLGIFKKPKEQSKNNEASSCNSLSLFQPRIGLTATPLTNVTDVTTKQIVVPGGITLLHGLKDSGKSITCISAAKAIITGEGLFEVFTAGESRNILYLDSETPQDLLTERLDQFGLLEEIGNRLFLLSKFDLQGNDLAFSIMDQKFRDYVEDIMRAQNCGYLVLDNLTSLMDDGSIYHSTTVSKLFEDWIDNLARQGLGVVMVSHTQEGPSAGTAAAKTRGCEEFSIRAHTEIVLVRGTEILEKKLGTEVVQHKATQDGLTVGICFKVCKVACILQKKTFWLHLPLGASEWELLAATGVDGKEIKVSSEKKETCIEPTLDEGLPPTVMGDLPTQTTKHSLSPDQKKTLGILQKGSAKCKEIQQQLDVCEDKTRDLLKSLIDVGMVTKEGQGKATYYALKSSS